In Bacteroides cellulosilyticus, the genomic stretch GAGTTCTACCTTGCCCACGGCGATGGTTTGGGCGACCCCGACAAGAAGTTCAAATTTCTGCGCTCCATGTTTCACAGCGAATTCCTGCAAACCCTTTTCTCCGCCATACACCCTCGTTGGAGTATGGAGCTGGGACTGAATTGGGCAAAACATAGCCGTCTGAAACGCGTGGACGGCAAGGAGCCCGACTATATGGGTGAAGACAAAGAATTCTTGGTGCTCTACACCAAGGAATACCTGAAAAGTCACCCGAATATCAATTACTTCATCTACGGACACCGCCACATCGAACTGGACCTGATGTTGAGCGCCACCGCCCGTGTCACCATATTGGGAGACTGGATTAATTATTTCTCCTACGCCGTATTCGACGGTGAGAACCTC encodes the following:
- a CDS encoding UDP-2,3-diacylglucosamine diphosphatase; this translates as MKNVYFLSDAHLGSRAIEHGRTQERRLVNFLDSIKHKASAVYLLGDMFDFWYEFKTVVPKGYTRFLGKLSELTDIGVEVHFFTGNHDIWCGDYLTRECGVIMHREPLTTEIYGKEFYLAHGDGLGDPDKKFKFLRSMFHSEFLQTLFSAIHPRWSMELGLNWAKHSRLKRVDGKEPDYMGEDKEFLVLYTKEYLKSHPNINYFIYGHRHIELDLMLSATARVTILGDWINYFSYAVFDGENLFLENFIEGETKL